One segment of Candidatus Obscuribacterales bacterium DNA contains the following:
- a CDS encoding MoaD/ThiS family protein, whose amino-acid sequence MSSITITLKLFAAYQEAYQQTELVLSLASGTTVAQVRDRLIAEQPSLAQWRDLTRFGVNLQFVDADTVLADGDEVVLIPPVSGG is encoded by the coding sequence ATGTCGTCGATTACCATTACGCTGAAACTCTTTGCTGCCTACCAAGAGGCCTACCAACAGACCGAATTAGTGCTGTCTTTGGCATCAGGAACCACGGTTGCCCAAGTGCGCGATCGCTTAATTGCCGAGCAGCCTAGCCTAGCCCAGTGGCGAGACCTGACCCGGTTTGGGGTCAACCTACAGTTTGTGGATGCCGATACGGTCTTAGCGGACGGCGACGAAGTGGTGCTGATTCCGCCGGTCAGCGGCGGCTGA